In the Oncorhynchus keta strain PuntledgeMale-10-30-2019 chromosome 29, Oket_V2, whole genome shotgun sequence genome, one interval contains:
- the LOC118362057 gene encoding B2 bradykinin receptor-like: protein MPLERQGRKSRSRCDCNDESAYREETALEMVSNWSVDPLMECNHTAAWNWVYSIQPVYMSVICLLGMVGNTFVLCVFCFQKRHSTVADIYLGNLAAADLLMVSCLPFWVVAVIQEFHWPFGKLMCQLVNIVIGMNYYCSVLFLTLVSVDRYLVLARPLSSQGRGRKPAWASGICLVVWVVGALLSLPALLFRSVQFFPQLGVEACYMAYPHDGWRLRYNLTVNIVGFLVPIPVVSFCSYHIISVLRDNQASRMRSTTAAGTERKAAHLVLIVLAIFILCWLPYQVVIFLDTLYYYEVISGCGWVDVLEISTQLATYLGYSNSSLNPFLYVIVGKHFKQRARGVCRQMMCCGKGRKSYHIVNLNSTIKYTDSTKV, encoded by the exons ATGCCCCTCGAGCGCCAGGGGAGGAAGAGCAGGAGCAGGTGTGACTGCAATGacgagtcagcctatagggaggag ACAGCTCTCGAAATGGTCTCAAACTGGTCGGTGGACCCTTTAATGGAGTGTAACCACACAGCAGCCTGGAATTGGGTGTACTCCATCCAGCCAGTTTACATGTCCGTCATCTGCCTGCTGGGAATGGTGGGCAACACCTTCGTGctgtgtgtgttctgcttccagaaGAGACACAGCACAGTGGCAGACATCTACCTGGGGAACCTGGCTGCTGCAGACCTCCTCATGGTGTCCTGCCTGCCCTTCTGGGTGGTGGCGGTCATACAGGAGTTCCACTGGCCATTTGGTAAGCTTATGTGTCAGCTGGTGAACATTGTCATTGGGATGAACTACTACTGCAGTGTCCTGTTCCTTACGCTGGTGAGTGTGGACAGGTACCTGGTGCTGGCACGTCCCCTGTCGTCCCAGGGCAGGGGAAGAAAACCAGCCTGGGCCAGCGGGATCTGCCTGGTTGTCTGGGTGGTGGGCGCTCTTCTCAGCCTCCCAGCCCTGCTCTTCCGATCCGTCCAGTTCTTCCCCCAACTGGGGGTGGAGGCGTGCTACATGGCATACCCCCACGACGGCTGGAGGCTGCGCTACAACCTGACCGTCAACATAGTGGGCTTTCTGGTTCCTATACCCGTTGTGTCCTTCTGCAGCTACCACATCATCAGTGTCCTACGGGACAACCAGGCGAGCAGGATGAGGAGCACGACGGCGGCAGGCACAGAGAGGAAGGCCGCCCACCTGGTGCTTATCGTCCTGGCCATCTTCATCCTCTGCTGGCTGCCCTACCAGGTCGTCATCTTCCTGGATACCCTGTATTACTATGAGGTCATCTCTGGCTGCGGCTGGGTGGATGTATTAGAAATCAGCACTCAACTGGCTACCTACCTGGGCTACAGCAATAGCTCACTGAACCCTTTTCTGTACGTGATTGTGGGGAAGCACTTTAAGCAGAGGGCAAGAGGGGTATGTAGACAGATGATGTGCTGTGGAAAGGGAAGGAAGTCCTATCATATTGTCAATCTCAACTCCACCATTAAGTACACAGACTCCACTAAGGTATGA
- the LOC118362056 gene encoding psychosine receptor-like yields MNFTAGMENFSLTTTNDSDKPCYPADYPEERKPFFFLYLVIIIIGIPSNSFSLYVSWQHIRQRNELGVYLFNLALSDLLFTIGLSLWVDLHWRGVWLRGEAVCVISVILLFTNFYTSDGLLCCIALDRYLAVVHPLKYPVLRRLNTAIMISVAIWMLVISFNAATITWIDSYDLEVFDMYPLRDRLVQVNLTRFVLGFLFPVLLVSFCCRGICVAVRSNRATEEQERRRVSRLLGVVLLTLGLCYGPIHVIMLLWDLLEHCRRPSWLFLPYKISMAMSALNSLADPFLYCFITRLGKANITQVVHFLQGRREGTGQAVV; encoded by the coding sequence ATGAATTTCACTGCTGGAATGGAGAATTTCAGCCTCACCACTACAAATGACTCAGACAAACCGTGTTATCCAGCTGACTACCCCGAGGAGAGGAAACCCTTTTTCTTTCTGTACCTGGTCATCATTATCATCGGGATTCCAtccaactccttctccctctatgTGTCCTGGCAGCACATCAGACAGAGGAACGAGCTGGGTGTTTATCTGTTTAACCTGGCCCTGTCTGACCTCCTATTCACCATAGGTCTGTCTCTGTGGGTGGACTTGCATTGGCGCGGTGTCTGGCTTCGCGGGGAGGCTGTGTGCGTCATCTCTGTCATCCTCCTCTTTACAAACTTCTACACCAGCGATGGGCTGCTTTGCTGTATCGCCTTGGACCGTTACCTAGCTGTGGTCCACCCGCTGAAATACCCAGTCCTGAGAAGGCTGAACACAGCCATTATGATCAGCGTGGCTATCTGGATGCTGGTGATCTCCTTCAACGCGGCCACAATCACCTGGATAGACTCGTACGACTTGGAGGTCTTCGACATGTACCCTCTGAGGGACAGGCTGGTGCAGGTCAACTTGACTCGCTTTGTCCTgggtttcctgtttcctgtcctGCTGGTGTCGTTCTGCTGCCGGGGCATCTGTGTAGCGGTCCGCTCCAACCGGGCCacggaggagcaggagaggagacgggTGTCAAGACTCCTGGGGGTGGTGCTGCTCACCCTGGGGCTCTGCTACGGACCCATCCACGTTATTATGCTCCTGTGGGATCTTCTGGAGCACTGTCGGAGACCCTCCTGGCTTTTCCTGCCTTATAAGATCAGCATGGCCATGTCAGCCCTAAACAGCCTGGCTGACCCCTTCCTCTACTGTTTCATCACCAGACTGGGCAAGGCCAACATCACACAGGTGGTACACTTCCtccaggggaggagagaggggaccgGTCAGgcggtggtgtag